A single region of the Apium graveolens cultivar Ventura unplaced genomic scaffold, ASM990537v1 ctg1577, whole genome shotgun sequence genome encodes:
- the LOC141699961 gene encoding uncharacterized protein LOC141699961, with the protein MVLHSSISPKKKQELIHGTRDVPPADFLLKIESFSKLPELINNQKKKYYESCCFEAGGFNWRFRLLVLRANRVQEKKIISVYLVLDESNVLPTGSDVIANFKFFIYTTRKTGSDKCFNPLSDSLKTRCLLSRRLLHGSDND; encoded by the exons ATGGTATTGCATAGTTCAATATCTCCGAAGAAAAAACAAG AACTGATCCACGGGACAAGAGATGTACCTCCGGCAGATTTTCTGCTCAAAATCGAAAGTTTTTCCAAATTACCAGAGTTGATCAACAATCAGAAGAAGAAGTATTACGAATCTTGTTGTTTTGAAGCTGGTGGATTCAATTG GAGGTTTAGATTACTTGTACTTCGTGCAAACAGAGTTCAGGAGAAGAAGATTATTTCCGTCTACTTGGTGCTAGATGAGTCCAATGTTTTGCCAACTGGTTCTGATGTTATTGCCAATTTTAAGTTCTTTATATACACTACAAGGAAAACTGGCTCAGACAAGTGTTTTAACCCGTTATCTGATTCCCTGAAAACCCGTTGTCTATTGAGCCGCCGTCTCTTACATGGATCAGACAACGATTAG
- the LOC141699962 gene encoding MATH domain and coiled-coil domain-containing protein At3g58410-like yields MVEDANKQVKKFDKARSVHGISEFILVTSFSDTSNGYLQDDISYVFGVELYFIKNRVSKTIVSLSNVNIPDDEEFFTWKLDNFSKWHNKVYYSHPFVAGERKWKLIIYPRWENKWLALGLVLDGTNSANSSSRGGFLNFRSLDRNGDHKLYATYTLVVKDQLNHRDIAREGSDYFSEVNTCRIRRKFLELSKLHDQFKGFLANDVLIVQICVNAISFEHKCHEV; encoded by the exons ATGGTAGAAG ACGCTAATAAGCAAGTGAAGAAATTCGACAAAGCGAGGAGTGTACATGGGATTTCGGAGttcatcttggtgacttcattTTCTGATACTTCCAATGGATATCTACAAGATGACATTAGCTATGTGTTTGGTGTAGAGCTCTATTTTATAAAGAACCGTGTGAGCAAGACAATCGTAAGTCTGTCAAATGTTAATATACCAGATGACGAAGAATTTTTCACATGGAAACTTGATAATTTTTCCAAGTGGCACAACAAAGTCTATTACTCGCATCCCTTTGTAGCCGGAGAAAGAAAATG GAAGCTGATAATTTACCCAAGATGGGAGAACAAGTGGTTGGCTTTAGGCCTTGTATTGGACGGGACAAATAGCGCAAACAGCAGCAGCAGGGGTGGCTTCTTGAATTTCAGAAGTCTTGACAGGAATGGCGACCACAAATTGTATGCAACATACACGCTTGTTGTCAAAGACCAGTTAAATCACAGGGACATAGCCAGAGAAG GAAGCGACTATTTCAGTGAAGTAAATACTTGCAGGATCAGAAGAAAATTTCTGGAACTGAGTAAATTACATGACCAGTTCAAAGGTTTCTTAGCAAATGACGTTTTAATTGTTCAAATATGCGTGAATGCTATTTCTTTTGAGCACAAATGTCACGAAGTGTAG